GTTTTTATACGTGGAGGTGTGGGAACGGGGGCCGGGCGGATTCACcccctgctgctcttccaggaAGGAAGTTTGGGGTTTGGTGGAATTTTCCGTGGGGAAACCCGCTGGGGCAGAGCCAGGTATGGCTTGGGGTGGCGGCGCGGTCCCCTGCCTCCGTGACACCCCAGGGCCACGGCTGGTGGCAGCACGGggccccccagcacaaggaggacgGGACGTTTTGGGGTCCCGTGTCCCCACCGTGCCTGCAGGGTCCATCCCCCACGGTTGCCCCCCAGGCAGATCCTGTCCCGGGCTGGCTGTCCCCGTGCCGTGCGGCAGCCCCGAGGCCGTGCCCTGCTTTGTTCCCCCCCGGCCCGGGCTGCCCCGATGCCCCCCTTGCCctgcagggaaactgaggcaccgGCTACCAGGGACTCCCgtggctgccaccagccccggcccggcccccaCGGCCACCGCGGTTGGGGCTCCCCCGGAGGGGAACGGGTTAAGGGGCCCCCGCGGGCTCGAGCCCCCCTCGCGGGCTCCCCGAAGCTCCCCGAGGGCTCATTATCCGCGGCCTCGGCCCCCCTGCCCGGGGGATGAATAATTCAGCGTGCTGGTAGGAGACGtgtcctccctccctctccttcctcctcctcctcctcctcctcgccggctctgccttccccacctcccGCCGTTCAGTCCTCGCCGTGCCGAGCCCGGGCGCAGCCGAACTCCCGTGCGGCACCGGGCAGCAGCGGCAGAGACCCCGCGGCCGAGGCCATGGACCCCAAGGACCGCAAGAAGATCCAGTTCTCGGTGCCGGCGCCCCCCAGCCAGCTGGACCCCCGCGCCGTGGAGATGGTGAGGGCAGGGTGGCAGCGGGGTCACGCCGGTGTCCCCCGCGCCACGGCGTGGCACCGCGCGCCCGGTGACCCTGGGGTGCTGAGGGACCCCGGGGTGCCCGTGGTGCTGGTGTTGGTGGGGGTCCCACGGAGGGACGGGGGTGTCCCAAGGTGCCGGGGGAGCTGGGTGCCGGCGGGGGAGAGCCGTGCaggggacgggatggggacagcgtgggacaggaggggagggatgggagaGGGAGAGCAGGACAAGGGGGACTGGAGGGGACAGGACTTGGGGACAGGagggtggggatgggatgggatgggagggaCGGAGGGGACAGGAGCGGATCgggggacgggatgggacagGGAGAGGACGGGAGCGCTCCGAGGTGCGCGGGTTTGTGCAGAGGGAGAGTTGTGCGGGGGGACGGGGCAGGACGGGGACGGGAACCGGGAACGGGacaggagggaagggctgggacTGAGGGGACAGGAATGGGACGGGGACGGCacaggagggaagggctgggacGCAGGGACAGGACACGGCAGGGGACAGCAAGGCTCTGCCCAGCCCAAGGGGACGTCCCCAGGACACGGCTCCTGCGCGCCCCGGACCCGGagctgtgcagggcagggggggggggctgcgaggTACCggggggggaggttggggaCAGCAAGAGGACCCTGCGACGGGGACACGGCCCCTCCGTGGGGCACCGcgcctgtcccctgccccacGCTGCTGAGCACCCCGCTGGGGTGGGGGACACGGGGGTCCTCAGCCCCGGGGCACCGGGCAGGGGGCGAGAGGACCCCCGGGCCGGCCGGTGACGCCCGCTGTGCCCCAGATCCGCCGGCGCAGGCCCACGCCTGCCATGCTCTTCCAGCTCTCCGAGCACTCGTCCCCAGGTGAGCCAGGACGGGGACGGCACCCGGctggggacgggacggggcaggggtggctctggggacagcagggggcTGGTCCAGGGACGGGACAAGGTGGTTGGGCTGGGACGAGGTGGCCGGGCTGGGACGAGGTGGTTGGGATGGGACGAGGTGGCAGAGATGGGACGAGGTGGCGAGGACGGGACGAGGTGGCCAGGACGAGGTGCCCGGGATGGGACGAGGTGGCCGGGAGGGGACACAATTCCCAGGTGGACGGGGTGGCAGGGAAGGGACGTGGAGGCAGAGGTGGGATGCGGTGGCAGGGATGGGACCTGGTGGCGGGTACGGGGCGCGGTGTCGCCTCTGGTATGGGGTGGCGGGTCTGGGAcgtggtggcagggaggggacgggggtCACACACGGGATGGGGTGgcagggacaggacaggggccacggggtgggcagggggtgctggCTCCAGCACCCATCCTGCTCACCCGCTCTCTCCCGGCGCCGCGGACGCAGAGGACGAGTCCCTGCCCTACCAGGTGAGTGGGTGCCGGCCCCATGGGAGCCCCGGCCCCGTgggagccccctgcccgcccccgtGCTCCCCGGTACGGCCGTGGCGCGGGCACCACGGGGTTATCGTGGCGCTgccgccccgtcccgtcccggtcccggtgcTTATCGgttccctgcctcctcctggcCCCGGCGACGGGCGAACGGCGctgtggggacggggacgtggggacggggaccgggGTCAGGCTGTGCAAAGTGTGGGGTGACACGGGCACCCCGCGGGGCTCAGGTCCTCGTCGCtgacccccccccagctcctggtgcagcaTCACAGGGACACCGCATCGGGGTCCCTGTTGTGGGATCCTCACCGCCGGGGGGTTCAGCCTCGGGTCCCCATAACGGGATCCCCATTGTAGGGTCCCTGTCCCAGGGGGGTCTCATCCCAGGTCCCCATTGTGGGGCCCCCGTCAAAGTGTCACcaacctggggggggggggggggggttcaacCCGGGGTCCCCGTGgcgagacccccccccccccggcacccagcTCGCACGGGGTGCGGGACCACGGCTGTCCCCAGCGCGGGGCTGGCCGCGTCCCTGTCCCTGACACCGCCGGGCCGCTCTGCCCCGCAGCGAGCCTCCGGCGAGGGCTGCCTGCTGAAACCAAAGAGGAACAACCCGTGTGCCTACACGCCGCCCTCGCTCAAAGGTACCGTTCCCCCGGGGACCGGGtcccccggggtggggggacactgggggctgcccccggggctggcTGAGCCCTCAGGCCGGTGCTGTCAGAacggggaaactgaggcacggcgGGCACACGGCGGCAGCCCGGGCACGCTGCCCTGCTATGGCTCTCCCGGCACTGCCCTGTGGGAgaccccagtgctcccagtgctcccagtgctcccagtagCACGGCGGGTGCTGACGCGGGTGCCTCGGCAGCGATGCAGCGCATCGTGCAGTCCCACCTGGAGAGCGGCCTGGCCGGGGGGGACAGCTCGGACGGAGAGGCCGACGACGGGGACCACGAGCTGGCCCGCGCCTGCGACCCCGACAGCGCCCTCGAGCCTGgtgactggggggggggggaggacacGGGGACCGGGGGGAacggggggggacacggggacaggggggacatggggacggcGGGGGCAcgtggggatgtggggacatggggatgggggggggacagagggatgggggggacacagggacggggggggacatggggaaaTGGGGACAGAGGGGGGACACAGGAATGGAGAGGGGACACAGGGATGtgaggggacatggggacggggggggacacagggatgggggggacacagggattCGGGGGGATACAAGGATGTGGGGACATTGGGACGGGGGGGACATGGAGAAATGGGGACAGAGGGAGGACACAGGGATGTGAGGGGACACAGGGATaggggggacacagggatgtggggacacagggatgtggggacatggggctgggtgctgccggCTGCGGTGTGGGcatggggggggtgggggtggggggtgaggTCACGGTGTCCCCACCGGGGAGCATCTCTGTCCCCTGCTGGCCCCTGGGGCCGTGCTGACCCCAGCCGGGGCCCCCCCCGTTGTGCCGGCTGTGGGggggccccgcgccccctcTGCCCCCGCCTCAttgctccccaccccccccccccccgagaaGCCCTGGGGAGCCAGGTCCGAGCCGAGCGCAGCATCTTCCCTGCCACCAAGGCGCACAAGAGGAAAGGTAACGGGGGCaccgcggggacggggacatCGTGGGGAGGGGGACGGAGAAActggggggacagggacactgtggggatggggacggggacagggacggagAAActgtggggacggggacaccgtggggacggggacagagAAACCTTGGGGTCGGGGAAACTGGGGACGGCGACAGGGACGGAGAAATTGCGGGGTCTGGGACActgcggggatggggacacgtGTGGAGATGGGGACAGAAGCGGGGACAGGGACGGAGACGGGGGCCACCGCGGGGACTGTGACCCCGCAGGGATGGGAACATCGCGGGGATGTGGGCGCTGCCGGGATGGGGCCACcgcggggatggggacggggaaACCACGGCGCTGGGGGGGCACTGCGGGGATGGGGACccggtggggatggggatgtggCTGAGGCCACctcagggatggggacaccgtGGGGACGGGGATGCTTTAGAagtggggacagggatggggccACCATTGGGGACAGGGACCCCGCGGGGTGGAGAACGCCACGGGGACGGGGCTCCGAGATGCCCCGCGGGGATTTGGGGCCGGGgccgtccccgtgccccccgccgGGCcaccccgtccccgtccccgtcccgcgTTGGCCACCGTCCCGCTGCCTCAGGGGGCCAGAAGGTGTCCTTCGCCGGCGGCATCGACGAGCGCGGGGAGGACCTGAAGGCGCTCAGCGTGTCCGACATCCCCGAGGACCCCGAGGGGGCCGAGGAGGGTGACGAGGAGGAGCCGGAGGACGGCAGCGGTacgggctggggggggaaaagggggggggggggggggggggtcccacaGCTCCCACACCCATgggacgcccccccccccccggcccccccagtGCTGACCCCCTGCCGCCGTCCCCAGACGCCAGCAAGGAGCGGCGACACGTGGGCTTCGCCGaggcccccccgcgccccgccggcaCCGAGCGCCCCTCGCCCACCTTCCCGCCGGGCACCAGCTAGCCGCGCAgcccaccgcccccccccacgGGCCGCCgatgacccccccccccgggggggtcAAGCCGCCCTCGCTTCGCTCCGCAAGCCCCCCCCCGGagcaccacccccccccccccggcctggCCGCCCGTCGTTGCCTGCGCTTCGCCTGCgccgtgccccccccaccccccccccgtcccACGACCCCCCCCacggcgccccccccccctccccccccccggagcccccctcGCTCAGGAGGGGTtcggggaggaggaggctggagggggggggtgggggcccggcccccccccccccgtggccGGCCGGGGGCTTCGTGGGGCAGGGCCCTGCGGCCTCCCCCGTGCCcactgtgccccccccccccccgagctcGCTTCCAGCGCCgcctgcgccccccccccaaataaagCTGAGCTGTACGGAGCGGCACCGAGcggcttggggggggggctcgggggggggtCTCGGGGGGCTTCGGAGGCGGCTTGGGGGGCGGTCTTGGGGTCTCGGGGGGGTTCACAAGGGGGTttggggggcgctggggggggccggggggggttCAGGGGGAGCTTGGGGGGAGCCTGAGGGGGTtcgggggggctcggggggcactggggggctCGGAGGGGGGGGTTCAGGGAGGCTtggggggcacctgggggggttcgggggggtttggggggtgctgaggggctcgggggggggctTGGAGGGGTTCGGGGTGGTTCACGGGGCGCCTGGGGGGGCTCAGAGGGGGGTTACAGGGcgctggggggctcggggggggtcggggggggtcagggggacTTGGGGGGCTCcagggggggcgcggggctccccccagcctcccccccgCGCGCACTGCGGAATgggctctcccccccccccccccaatggtTTCGCCCCCGCCCGGCTCCGTTCAgcgccccccccctccgccccccccctccggcACGGCCGCGCGTTCGCTTCCGGGGTCAGaggtggcggcggggccggaaGCGGCTCGCGCTGGGGTCTGCTTCCGGCGGGGCCTGGCCGCGGGCGGCTGCAGGTACGGggcgggaccggggccggggcgggaaGGGACCGGGAagggaccggggccggggcgggaagggaccgggaccgggaccggggccggggccggagcgGAGCCACCACCGGCGCCGGTACCGGGCCCTCCCCCGCGGAGGCCGCCGGTGGGGGCCGTGTCCCCGCGCTCGGGCCCACCCCGGTGGGAGCGCGgccgcccggggccgggcctCACCCACCCCCCGGTACCGGCCCCGGGCCTGGGGCTCCCCCCGGCTCCGttcgtgcccccccccccctccgccaACACCGGCaccccggggctgcgggcacggGACCGGCCCCGTGGGGCTGCGGTGTCCCCCCGTGTCCtcaccccccccctcctcctcctccccccgtCCCGTGCCGCCGGTACCAGCCCCGGTGCCCCGGCAAccggcaggaggaggggaaCCGGGCAGGCCCCGTGCCCCCAacgcccggtgccccccccccccgccccggggggCCGTTTCCAGCCCCCCAGGGCGGATTTTTTCCCCCCgtgctccttgctgctgctgtgccgtgacacccccccccccccccggtggtCCCGGGGGACGGCAGGGCTCGTGGTGCCGCCGCAGCCCCTCGGTGCCCCATGCACGCACACGGGCAAGGCCTGGAGCTCGTGGCGGGGGGGCTCGAGccattggggggggggcgggtctCGAGCTGCTCCCCGGGGGCCGGAGCCCTCCCAGATGTTGAGGCCGGCTCCCGGGCTGAGCGGAGGCAGGGTGAGGCCCTGGGGCTGGCTCAGCCCCTCCCCGGGCAGCAGCTGAGGGGAGTtggggctcctggggggggggtggtggtgggggggggttgtgtgtgtgtgtccctgGGCGCTTTGAGGGGCGCTCACAACGCGCTTGCCCCACGGCCGAGGTCTTGGGAGCACCCCTGGGGGCTCCGCTCGCAGCCGGGCTGCACCgggtgctgcagagcccccccccgggaggaagaggaggaggaggaggagggggaggaagaggagcggGGAtctggggggctcgggggccgCTCTGCCCTGCCCCGTGGCAGAACCGGGGGGAAGGTGCCGGGTTTAAAGAGGTCCCTGCCCCCGGGATGCTCGGCCGCGCGTtgcccccccccaaccccggtCAGGCAcccgcagccccgtgcccgcGCCGCGGCGTCGGGTGCGGAGCTCCCCgaggagcaggggggctggctgcggggccGTCCCGTCAGCCGGGGAGGCgtgagcagggaaggggaagcgGTGTCACGGGGTGGGGAGGCTGCAGACGGGAAGCCGTGGCATCAGCCTGCTGGCGAGGGGCTTGGggtcggggccggggggggggggccgggagcaCGACTTGGGGTGCGGGGAGCTCGACGATTCCCCCGGCACCCCGCGAGGGGCGCGTGGAGCCagcccctggtgctgctgctccttgcgCTGAGCTCCCTGAGGGATCGGCCCCGGTCCGGGCTGGAAATATTCCCGCGAGAGGCCTCTCCGTCCCGCCGGCCTTCCCcggtgggtgggtggggggggctgAACCCTCCGCACCAACGCCCCCCCCGGGAGCTTCGGGACAGGCGAGCTTCCGAAGTGCCTTCAGCCCTCGCCCGGCGAGCCGGCTTTGAAcggtcgggggggggggttttGAAGCGGCTCAGTTCCGACGGCTTCAGGCCGGCCGCGGGAGCTGGGGACGTCCCCGTCGCCGTGCGGCAGCCGGGGATCAGGGCCGGGCGTCTCTCGGGGTGATCCTAAAGAGCTCTGAAGcgggggagtggggggggtggggtgggggggggctgcctAAGTGCAAAGCGCTGTCTGAGCGGGGAGCGCGGCCGACGCTGCGCCGCGGAGAAGGCGGCAGGCGCCCGCGAGGCGATGCATTATTCAGCGCCCGCAGATGTCCCGAGCGCCTCTCGCTGCGAGACGGGCTCGTGGCGGCTCATCCGAAGTGACGCGGCCTCGGCTCCTCCGCGGGGCCctggcggcgcggccccggaGCTCCCCGAGGGCCCCGGGGTCGTGGTTTCCGTGGGGCCGCGTGCGGGGCGGCCCTGCGGCCGTCGCGGTGGGACGtggcagcccctctgccccgcGGCGTGCCCCCCTTTCCTGCAGGTTTGGGCGCGGTCCTGGGGCTTTTTTcccggctg
The sequence above is drawn from the Cygnus olor isolate bCygOlo1 chromosome 25, bCygOlo1.pri.v2, whole genome shotgun sequence genome and encodes:
- the PPP1R1B gene encoding protein phosphatase 1 regulatory subunit 1B — protein: MDPKDRKKIQFSVPAPPSQLDPRAVEMIRRRRPTPAMLFQLSEHSSPEDESLPYQRASGEGCLLKPKRNNPCAYTPPSLKAMQRIVQSHLESGLAGGDSSDGEADDGDHELARACDPDSALEPALGSQVRAERSIFPATKAHKRKGGQKVSFAGGIDERGEDLKALSVSDIPEDPEGAEEGDEEEPEDGSDASKERRHVGFAEAPPRPAGTERPSPTFPPGTS